The Epinephelus lanceolatus isolate andai-2023 chromosome 12, ASM4190304v1, whole genome shotgun sequence genome segment ACCCATGAATTTACAATTAGTGCTATTATCAGGTTAATTTGCCCAAtattttaaagggtaactttggtgttttttccCGGATACTATTTTCctacatttttgtgtctgagtgactaatGCGAACAACCATTTTTGAAAGGGGTCCAGTATTGACCCAGATTGCTGCAACCTGCAGCTGCGAAACATGCTCCAGTGTCACCACTTGGGGCAATTGAGCACTATCAACTTACGTCCAATAAAacttcttgtttttgccactgactggCTCAGATTGTACtctgagtgtctgacaacagtATGAAAAAGATTCTCACAAAGACAGACCTGTGTTTAAGAGAGTAAGATCCTgcttgtttaaccagaaacagccccaaaatcgctatcgccaaacccaccagagtccatttaaataaacagccaTTTTAGCCTGAGTTAGAGCCAGCGTATTtacacatctaactgggtgaatcaagggtttatttcaaccaaagcaGAGTTGGTGATTTTTGAAACAGTGGAAAAGACACACTAAGATGGCTTTTGTAGTTTTATTTGTCTTATATCAGCTTTAAATGAAGCATATTTCACAATGataaattacagttttttaaatggaaTCTGGTCGGTTTGACAATAGCAATTTTTgggctgtttttggttaaacaaaaaggatcttaatctgtaacaaaaaaatctgtctctgtagtgatcctttccataatgttgtcagacaatcAGCATAATATTTTGAGCCTGTTCGTGCCCAAACCAAGCACTTTcggtggatgtaaattgatggtgcacaaatgccccaggTGACTACATTGCagtctgtttcactgctgctgtctgcGGCAGTCTTGCTCaaaactggaccagtttcaaaacgtgttgttcccattagtcacatagacacaaaaacatgggaaaatagggtccaggttgaaacaTACCGAAGATGCCCTTTAACTGTCCAGTGCTTACGCCTATTAAATAAACATATCccagctgtactttgtgcttagtgctaattagcaaattttagcatgctaacacgctaaacaAAGATGTTGATCATGGTAAGCGTCATATTAGCATTGTCCCTGTGAGCATGTTTGttttgatgttagcatgtagctcaaTGCACAGTCTCATGGAGCAGCTGAGATGGCTGCAGACTCTTAGTTAATCAGTTATGCCTGCCTGTAATAAAAATCTTTGGCACAGAAGACTTGTAGAAATGAAAGGTTAATAAAATGAAAGCACGTCAGCCAACAATAATGTCTGATTATACAGTACATTAAATGAATGTGGATAAATCAATTCCAGATTGAGACTGTTGCTTGTGCTTTATGATATCACCCCTCAGTAAatctccatctgtctgtttcaGAAATGTACGCTACAAGGAAAGTCAGAGAGGTTAgttggaaaacaacaacaacatcccTAATACATGCTTTCTACTAAACTACATGTTGTTCTAACAACAGGAAATGGTTCCATTTCCACAGCAGCCTAGAGCAGAACCCAAGACTTTAGCCAAGGAACCCAGTTTACCCAGAACAAGTGAGTCCTCTCTGTCCTTAAGCCTTATGAGCTCTCAGTGTTTACTCTGTAACTAAGCACATTTActcatgtactgtacatacgTGCAATTTGGAGGTAGCGTGCATatattatttacatttcatgCAAATATATActtgtactccactacattagAAGGGTTGCCTTTCACTATCCATTAGGTGTAATTGCTCTATTTGTATGCTTTTATATAGTTATGGTGAcagactctctctctccacctccctaCATATGCATTTTGAGTGTAATTCATTTgcaaaaaaagaggcaaaatgcACAATAAACAGAGTTTAAGATGAATTTGACTGATAgcattgttctttttctttttttttataagggCCCGAGCACCACGCGGTGCAAGGAATTCTTACTATTATAAATAAATTGCCTTTGACAGGGACTTAACATACTCagaaactcatgaaactttacagacATATCAGAAGTggtgaaaaattacatttttgggggGGATATATGCTTGGTtgcaaaaaatggctcagttgCGCCCCCAGCAAATTTTCAAAAGACAGCCCCCGAAGGTGGTTTCACCTGCATGTATGAACCTTGGTAGGCACATGTAACACTAcaacgtacaaaaaagcctcttggagtcatgctctaaacccaacaggaagtccgccattttgaatttacttgtgccacttttgagCATTTTTGCCCATATCCAGGGCTCGTAAATTAActaactagtcctagagattttatccaatcgacttcaaaccaAATGACCTTGAAGAAGGAAAGTTattacaggcttcagttttccTCAAACTGTGTGACTGTGGCAAGGAGTTTAACTTCCATGTGCAGCCAtgcaacaggaagtggtttgtaaCTCCAGCATATGTGGTCCAATCttccccaaacttcacaggattgatgacagtcccgccaGGAACACATCTATATCTCAATATTTAGTAACGAGTACAGCGCCACATattggcaacaggaaatgacatgttAGGATATGAGGGATATGCCAGCTAACTCCTGAGTGCAGTGTCTGACTTTCACAAAAATTAACTGTCGCGCCAGCCAGCTTCCTGCCGGCACCCTCGTGTTGCATAAAGGTGCAAGGGCCCGtacattgctgcttgcagctttaattttctCTAGATATCGTGATATAATATGAATTTAGCCCTACTTTTACCAGCTGTAATATTAAAGTGATGTGCACACAAAACATCAATCATTATATGACAATCTAACAATGTTATGTAAATGGCaaacccattcacacacacattctcacactagtggctgaggctaccatacaagggaCCACCTGCGTCTCAGTAACCATTCCCtcgcactcacacaccgatggcaCAGGGGAGCACTtcggggttcagtatcttgatcAAGGATATTTTAACATGctgactggaggagccagggatcaaacagctgatcttccaattagtggacgaccaggctctacctctgagccacagccgcatTATTCTCAAATGGTCCATTCTGCAAAATCAGTACTTTACTTTTGGtgctttaattatattttgatgctaatatcATTTTACTTCCACTTCAGTAAAAAATTAGAGTacttctacactgtggtatttctacttttaggTAAAACATATCAGCACTTCTTTCACCACAGCTGAATTACAATAAaagcttctcctcctctgtcttgcAGTTCCTTCAGCACCTGTGCTTAAAGCAGTGCCCGTCCAAAACATGACCCAGATTGAGACACCGTGGGAGAATGTCACCCTCAACCGCTGTCTGTTTGTGGCCATCACCATCCTGGTGCTCACCTCAGGTTTTCAGAGGCTTCATggcaagtaaagtaaaagtaggaCCACAGTTACAAATTGACATGCCCGCTGTGACTGAGTGgtgtcttttcaaaaacacAGAAACTCTGCGTGGTCAGGGgatggcagaggaggaggaagaagttGGACTGACAGTGAGGCGATCAGGCACATTACGACACAGAGGATTACCACCAGAGGTAAAAACAGATATATGTAACTCATGGATTCACCTGTTTGACTTTTATCATCCAGCTGTGCATGTACCATAGTTTGTATTGTCTCAACTATTGTGTTCACCTCTAGCCTGAGACATCTCTATGGGACGTCATGTTTTGGTGGCTGCCAGaccttgatgatgatgatgatgaggatgatgaggaggatgatgatggagaAGTcaaaagaggaaagagaggagtgAAGGCACAAGCATCAAGCCGACTCAGAAACAAGCCACTACTAGACAAAAAACTCTTGAAGCAAAGAAAAGGGAAATTAAAGGACAGGAGAGCCAATAAAGCCAGGGACGAAGAAAccaaagagaagagagagagagataaaatgGAGGAACCTGAAGAAGCAGGAGATGGTGAAGATGAGGATGAAGGAACTGAGGAGGCAGtgcctgaaaaaaataagaagctggaggagaaagagaagaaaaagactCATAAAGGATGAGTTGATTCTATCTTACGTGGCAGAGGCCGACTCATTTTCTTGACAATTTTCATTTGAATAGATTAGATAAGGTTTATTAAAGGAGGTGATATTGaattcttttaaaaacaatggagacacaaaaataaGGTTGGCTTCCAGTTGAACGACTGCACACAATCAGTGTCAGTGTGTTACAGCTTTTAGGTGCTTTGCTAGACAGATGTAATTTGCATAATGGAGCTCTGAGTTACCTGTTAAGACATTTTCACTTTATTTAATGTACTGACTGCATAGTTTTAATCTCCATCTGATCATCTGATTGCCTTTACTGCTGAAAGACTTAAATAAATTGTTTGTCAATCATGCCAGCTCAGGTAACTGTCAGTATTGTGTAGCTGATGGGGACTGAACATGGCAAACAGATCGACACTAGGGGTTATCAATAATTTGACCCACTTAGTCCGTTATGTCATCTGAGAACTGCTTCAGAGAGTCCACTTTAAAAGGTCTTCTACCCAGTAACAAAGAGCTTTCATCCTGATCAGCAACTTCAATCCTGAATATTTTAGGAACTTCTGCATTGTTTTTCTCTTCTGCCATGACCCATTCACATGGTCACAGGATACATGACAAGTTCAGTGTATGTGGGATTTAGagggatgtattggcagaaatgaaatatagaaaatacattttctttggAGTTTAAtaacctgaaactaagaatcatcatgtttt includes the following:
- the LOC117272202 gene encoding uncharacterized protein LOC117272202 isoform X3, coding for MDESYETFEEELWPPRADPPPQKPVRQTRRPVPSAPVLKAVPVQNMTQIETPWENVTLNRCLFVAITILVLTSGFQRLHETLRGQGMAEEEEEVGLTVRRSGTLRHRGLPPEPETSLWDVMFWWLPDLDDDDDEDDEEDDDGEVKRGKRGVKAQASSRLRNKPLLDKKLLKQRKGKLKDRRANKARDEETKEKRERDKMEEPEEAGDGEDEDEGTEEAVPEKNKKLEEKEKKKTHKG
- the LOC117272202 gene encoding uncharacterized protein LOC117272202 isoform X2 is translated as MDESYETFEEELWPPRADPPPQKPVRQTRRPEMYATRKVREQPRAEPKTLAKEPSLPRTIPSAPVLKAVPVQNMTQIETPWENVTLNRCLFVAITILVLTSGFQRLHETLRGQGMAEEEEEVGLTVRRSGTLRHRGLPPEPETSLWDVMFWWLPDLDDDDDEDDEEDDDGEVKRGKRGVKAQASSRLRNKPLLDKKLLKQRKGKLKDRRANKARDEETKEKRERDKMEEPEEAGDGEDEDEGTEEAVPEKNKKLEEKEKKKTHKG
- the LOC117272202 gene encoding uncharacterized protein LOC117272202 isoform X1; its protein translation is MDESYETFEEELWPPRADPPPQKPVRQTRRPEMYATRKVREEMVPFPQQPRAEPKTLAKEPSLPRTIPSAPVLKAVPVQNMTQIETPWENVTLNRCLFVAITILVLTSGFQRLHETLRGQGMAEEEEEVGLTVRRSGTLRHRGLPPEPETSLWDVMFWWLPDLDDDDDEDDEEDDDGEVKRGKRGVKAQASSRLRNKPLLDKKLLKQRKGKLKDRRANKARDEETKEKRERDKMEEPEEAGDGEDEDEGTEEAVPEKNKKLEEKEKKKTHKG